The Algoriphagus sanaruensis genome window below encodes:
- a CDS encoding GIY-YIG nuclease family protein — protein MEDNFFVYVLYSIPFRKTYTGMTSDLITRFKFHNGKSLKGFTVRYRPWILAHVEYFVLKSDAIKREKELKSGKGREWIKSVIIPRIINLY, from the coding sequence ATGGAAGATAATTTTTTCGTGTATGTACTTTATTCAATTCCTTTTAGAAAGACCTACACGGGTATGACCTCAGACCTAATTACAAGATTTAAATTCCATAATGGAAAGTCTTTGAAAGGATTTACGGTGAGATATCGACCTTGGATCTTGGCTCATGTAGAATATTTTGTCTTAAAATCAGATGCCATTAAAAGAGAAAAAGAGCTTAAGTCCGGAAAAGGAAGAGAATGGATAAAATCTGTAATTATTCCTCGAATAATCAATCTTTATTAA
- the rplT gene encoding 50S ribosomal protein L20 — MPRSVNAVASRARRKKVLKATRGYFGRGSNVWTVAKNKYEKGLQYAYRDRKAKKREFRALWIQRINAGAREHGISYSQLMGLLKKADIELNRKVLADLAMNHPEAFKAVVERVK, encoded by the coding sequence CCTAGATCAGTAAACGCGGTAGCGTCAAGAGCAAGAAGAAAAAAAGTGCTTAAGGCCACAAGAGGTTATTTCGGAAGAGGTAGCAACGTATGGACGGTAGCAAAAAATAAGTATGAGAAAGGTCTTCAGTACGCCTACAGAGACAGAAAAGCTAAGAAAAGAGAATTTCGTGCTTTGTGGATTCAGCGTATCAATGCAGGTGCTAGAGAGCACGGCATTTCCTATTCTCAACTAATGGGCTTATTGAAGAAAGCAGATATCGAACTTAACAGAAAGGTATTGGCTGATCTTGCAATGAATCACCCAGAGGCATTCAAAGCTGTAGTTGAAAGAGTAAAATAA
- a CDS encoding LptF/LptG family permease: MKKLDKLILGSFIGPFILTFLVVDFILLIVNMLKYFDEIFGKGLGFWIYAELIGYFVISISPMALPLAVLLSSLMTFGNLGEHFELTAIKSSGISLVRALRPIGIFAAILTIAAFLSNNYLVPKVNLKTFSLLYDIRMKTPALDIKEGVFYSQIKNYSIKVNQKIGEKGLKDIIIYNHGDGLGNLNVTLADSGYMETFNNDSQLKLTLFNGWNYKEARATRGISEPPVEFTRTQFDQNVIVFDLSTFQLSRTSEDQWSTNRAIKNISEIKVGLDSIYTLVNDLKYQNINTASSIYPFFTRKRKLTPPVHILDRKAQDDSVRKQRVLKQREKEIQDSISNLKIDQKLDSISKESEAKREVTVKSSTSPSGDSLFRKKIESVQTRRILAKSDSIITSVDTAGVGEVKPKVPRTDRLSQKELDDLDSVFYQRGYISNALTMALNNSRNLKNTFNVKMHQIEGHQREYRRYQIAWYQKYTQAIACFVMFLIGAPLGSIIKKGGLGMPVLVSILFFIVFYMLTISGEKWAKEGITSPFFGTIFSNLCLLPFGLFFLRQARKDARLFELDFYGQLWKKLTKRGSENKTNSVGSF; the protein is encoded by the coding sequence ATGAAAAAACTGGATAAGCTAATTCTCGGCTCCTTTATTGGTCCGTTTATACTTACTTTTTTGGTGGTTGACTTTATACTTCTAATAGTCAACATGCTTAAATATTTTGACGAGATTTTCGGTAAGGGATTAGGCTTTTGGATTTATGCTGAGTTGATTGGATATTTTGTAATCAGCATTTCACCTATGGCTTTGCCTTTGGCTGTATTGCTATCCAGCTTGATGACCTTTGGAAATCTTGGTGAGCATTTTGAGCTAACTGCGATTAAAAGTAGTGGGATTTCCCTGGTTCGTGCTCTTAGGCCAATTGGGATTTTTGCGGCGATTTTGACGATTGCAGCTTTTTTATCGAATAACTATCTTGTTCCAAAGGTCAATCTAAAAACCTTTAGTCTTTTGTATGATATCAGGATGAAAACTCCCGCATTAGATATCAAGGAGGGAGTCTTTTATAGTCAAATCAAAAACTATTCAATAAAAGTCAATCAAAAAATCGGGGAAAAAGGACTGAAGGATATTATAATTTACAACCATGGAGACGGCTTGGGGAATTTAAATGTGACTTTGGCTGATTCAGGGTATATGGAGACATTTAATAATGATTCTCAACTTAAACTCACTCTTTTCAATGGTTGGAATTACAAGGAAGCGAGAGCAACTAGAGGAATTTCAGAACCTCCTGTTGAATTTACAAGAACACAGTTTGATCAAAATGTAATCGTTTTTGATTTATCCACCTTTCAGCTTAGCCGAACTTCAGAAGATCAATGGTCTACCAATCGGGCCATTAAAAACATATCAGAAATTAAAGTTGGCCTTGATTCCATTTACACTCTTGTCAATGATTTAAAATATCAAAACATCAATACAGCTTCGAGCATTTATCCATTTTTCACCAGAAAAAGAAAACTTACTCCGCCAGTGCACATTCTTGACCGAAAAGCACAAGATGATTCGGTAAGGAAACAACGAGTTTTAAAACAAAGGGAAAAAGAAATTCAGGATTCAATATCCAATCTTAAAATCGACCAAAAGCTAGATTCTATTTCTAAGGAGTCTGAAGCAAAAAGGGAAGTAACTGTAAAATCAAGTACTTCTCCATCGGGCGACTCCTTGTTCCGGAAGAAAATTGAGTCTGTTCAGACTAGAAGAATTTTAGCTAAATCTGATTCAATAATTACATCGGTAGATACAGCTGGTGTAGGAGAGGTAAAGCCTAAAGTGCCAAGAACCGATAGACTTTCTCAAAAAGAGCTGGATGATTTAGACTCGGTGTTTTATCAACGTGGCTATATCTCCAATGCCCTCACTATGGCTTTGAACAACTCAAGAAATCTGAAGAATACATTTAATGTCAAAATGCACCAGATCGAGGGACATCAACGAGAGTATAGGAGATATCAAATTGCTTGGTATCAAAAATACACTCAAGCAATTGCCTGTTTTGTGATGTTTTTGATTGGAGCACCGTTGGGTTCGATCATTAAAAAAGGTGGATTGGGAATGCCTGTTTTGGTTTCAATATTATTCTTTATTGTTTTTTACATGTTGACTATTTCTGGTGAAAAATGGGCAAAAGAAGGAATTACTTCTCCATTTTTTGGGACGATTTTCTCCAATTTATGTCTTTTGCCGTTTGGATTGTTCTTCTTGAGGCAAGCCCGCAAAGATGCTCGATTATTCGAACTTGATTTTTACGGTCAATTATGGAAAAAACTAACTAAGAGAGGATCTGAGAATAAAACCAATTCTGTAGGCTCCTTTTAA
- a CDS encoding Nramp family divalent metal transporter, with product MSNEASPSTLLNPPKSLSKKLTFLGPGFILSASIVGSGELIATTLLGAKAGFIALWVILLSCFVKVAIQVEFGKNAILFGKSLMTEINQLSDKKSTFSNWSIWGIGILTLLKILQLGGMIGGAALALSLIFPSISVGTSLVFLGAILPFFFLKNYYPLIERTASIMVFAFSLFTLFCFLSILFTPYSFNWEQIRSGLSFHLPKEYLFVAIGAFGITGVASDEIIAYTYWCREKGYAKYTGPNDGSDDWKKRAQGWINIMKLDAAVAMIIYTLITAAFYILGASVLYENKNLPEGNDLISYLASIYTETLGEEVKTMYLVGAFFALYSSVFATLAYWTRLFPDILGTLGWISESNKIYLIQTLAIFFPIAWIAVYWFIQQPAFLVLIGGSIGSVLLIIISYLGIVFHRKNKTTGVDSGVISALFFWISLVSILGVSLYGIVQSIQ from the coding sequence ATGAGTAATGAGGCCTCCCCTTCTACCCTTTTAAATCCTCCCAAATCACTCTCTAAAAAACTGACTTTCCTTGGTCCAGGATTCATTTTGTCAGCGTCAATCGTGGGTTCAGGGGAACTCATTGCCACCACCCTATTGGGAGCAAAAGCTGGATTTATTGCCCTTTGGGTAATCTTATTAAGTTGCTTTGTGAAAGTGGCAATCCAAGTCGAATTTGGTAAAAATGCAATCCTTTTTGGGAAAAGTCTGATGACTGAAATAAACCAGCTCTCAGATAAAAAATCCACATTTTCTAATTGGAGCATTTGGGGAATTGGCATCCTTACTTTGCTTAAAATTCTTCAATTGGGCGGAATGATTGGAGGAGCTGCCCTTGCCCTTTCATTAATTTTTCCAAGCATTTCTGTTGGGACATCTTTAGTCTTTTTAGGGGCCATTTTACCTTTCTTTTTTCTAAAAAATTATTATCCGCTGATCGAAAGAACTGCATCCATTATGGTTTTTGCTTTTTCGTTATTTACCCTTTTCTGTTTTTTATCAATTCTATTTACCCCCTATTCTTTTAACTGGGAACAAATTCGTTCTGGGCTATCTTTCCATCTTCCAAAAGAATATTTGTTTGTGGCAATTGGCGCATTTGGAATCACCGGAGTAGCCAGTGACGAAATTATAGCTTATACTTACTGGTGTCGAGAAAAAGGATATGCAAAATATACTGGGCCAAATGACGGTAGCGACGATTGGAAGAAAAGAGCCCAAGGCTGGATCAATATTATGAAACTTGATGCTGCTGTGGCGATGATTATTTATACACTAATTACTGCAGCATTTTACATTTTGGGTGCCTCTGTACTATACGAAAACAAAAACTTGCCTGAAGGAAATGATTTGATTAGCTACTTAGCCTCAATTTATACTGAAACACTCGGAGAGGAAGTAAAAACTATGTATTTGGTTGGGGCCTTTTTTGCTTTATACTCTAGTGTATTTGCGACCCTAGCCTATTGGACCAGACTTTTTCCAGATATCTTAGGAACTCTTGGTTGGATTTCTGAAAGTAATAAAATCTACCTAATTCAAACCCTAGCCATATTTTTTCCAATAGCTTGGATAGCTGTTTATTGGTTTATCCAACAGCCTGCATTTTTGGTGTTAATTGGTGGATCTATTGGATCAGTGTTATTAATAATTATCAGTTACCTAGGAATTGTTTTCCATCGAAAAAATAAGACAACAGGGGTTGATTCCGGGGTAATTTCAGCATTGTTTTTTTGGATAAGTTTAGTCTCAATCCTTGGTGTTTCACTTTATGGAATCGTCCAATCAATTCAATAA
- a CDS encoding START-like domain-containing protein yields MVRNKFVADFQLNTSRKIIFNYLSTASGLQEWFADEVRIDEDKNYIFNFDNEDHYAKMSAMRFNSHVKFDFFDPKNLDKNDHEFIEFKLEENELTQSLFLKVIDNSNDYDEEELIAIWDGLISKLKEIIGG; encoded by the coding sequence ATGGTAAGGAATAAGTTTGTTGCTGATTTTCAATTAAATACTTCTAGAAAAATTATTTTCAATTATTTAAGTACAGCAAGTGGGTTGCAAGAGTGGTTTGCAGATGAAGTAAGAATTGATGAGGATAAGAATTATATCTTTAATTTTGACAATGAGGATCATTACGCCAAGATGAGTGCAATGCGATTTAATTCGCATGTGAAGTTCGATTTTTTTGATCCAAAAAATCTTGATAAAAACGATCACGAGTTCATCGAATTCAAATTAGAGGAAAATGAATTGACCCAATCACTTTTTTTGAAAGTCATCGATAATTCCAATGATTATGACGAAGAGGAATTAATTGCGATTTGGGATGGCCTGATTTCTAAGCTCAAAGAAATTATTGGTGGGTAA